The following proteins come from a genomic window of Trifolium pratense cultivar HEN17-A07 linkage group LG4, ARS_RC_1.1, whole genome shotgun sequence:
- the LOC123924747 gene encoding uncharacterized protein LOC123924747 isoform X1 gives MLSIIKCFNNNNRCICITFVLINKSDCLQTTFYLICFLCFSQFNRENYEEIDPDYAEFLEKNGEDYYDRLEDSRLGVQIQNAPNTYAVSFIPLGFADHEIPDVHIFEFTLNHFNHFSKTQITLPNELSKYVRDLNLQTLILEVPGTNTSKVHLRYPTNPSENVHIVGGWKNFCFDNGIQFGDRLRIEFKHVYPNVGKVYKVTT, from the exons atgctttctattattaaatgtttTAATAACAACAATAGGTGTATATGTATTACATTCGTACTTATCAACAAAAGTGATTGTTTGCAGActacattttatttaatttgttttctttgttttagTCAATTTAACCGTGAAAATTATGAAGAAATTGACCCGGATTACGCTGAATTCCTTGAGAAAAATGGTGAAGATTATTATGATAGATTGGAAGATTCCAGACTTGgagttcaaattcaaaatgcACCTAACACCTACGCAGTAAGTTTTATTCCATTGGGATTTGCAGATCATGAAATTCCCGATGTACATATCTTTGAATTCACTCTTAACCATTTCAACCATTTCAGCAAAACACAAATT acTTTGCCAAATGAATTGTCAAAATATGTTCGTGATTTGAATTTGCAAACCCTAATTCTTGAAGTACCAGGAACAAACACTTCAAAGGTCCATTTAAGGTATCCAACCAATCCTTCTGAAAATGTCCACATTGTTGGAGGATGGAAAAACTTTTGCTTTGACAATGGAATTCAATTCGGTGATAGGCTTCGAATTGAGTTCAAACATGTTTATCCAAATGTTGGTAAAGTTTATAAGGTTACAACTTAA
- the LOC123924747 gene encoding uncharacterized protein LOC123924747 isoform X2, which translates to MSSSSKSQFNRENYEEIDPDYAEFLEKNGEDYYDRLEDSRLGVQIQNAPNTYAVSFIPLGFADHEIPDVHIFEFTLNHFNHFSKTQITLPNELSKYVRDLNLQTLILEVPGTNTSKVHLRYPTNPSENVHIVGGWKNFCFDNGIQFGDRLRIEFKHVYPNVGKVYKVTT; encoded by the exons ATGTCTTCTAGCTCAAAAAG TCAATTTAACCGTGAAAATTATGAAGAAATTGACCCGGATTACGCTGAATTCCTTGAGAAAAATGGTGAAGATTATTATGATAGATTGGAAGATTCCAGACTTGgagttcaaattcaaaatgcACCTAACACCTACGCAGTAAGTTTTATTCCATTGGGATTTGCAGATCATGAAATTCCCGATGTACATATCTTTGAATTCACTCTTAACCATTTCAACCATTTCAGCAAAACACAAATT acTTTGCCAAATGAATTGTCAAAATATGTTCGTGATTTGAATTTGCAAACCCTAATTCTTGAAGTACCAGGAACAAACACTTCAAAGGTCCATTTAAGGTATCCAACCAATCCTTCTGAAAATGTCCACATTGTTGGAGGATGGAAAAACTTTTGCTTTGACAATGGAATTCAATTCGGTGATAGGCTTCGAATTGAGTTCAAACATGTTTATCCAAATGTTGGTAAAGTTTATAAGGTTACAACTTAA